A stretch of DNA from Candidatus Pseudomonas phytovorans:
GGGTGAGCCTGGAGCAGGCGCCCGGGCAGTTGATCTTGTGTATCGAAGACGATGGGCCTGGGGTGCCGGCCGACCAGCGCGAGCGCATTCTGGAGCGTGGCGAAAGGCTGGACAGCCAGCACCCGGGGCAGGGCATCGGGCTGGCGGTGGTCAAGGATATCGTCGACAGCTATGACGCTGTGCTGAGCCTGGGGGATTCGCCTTTGGGTGGGGCGGCGTTCAGGATTACCTTCAACCTGGAGTGATTCTTAGCCAGTACCGGCCCTTTCGCGGGCTCGCCCGCTCCCACAGGGACCGCGCTGCATTCAGGTACTGCGCAATACCTGTGGGAGCAGGTTCACCCGCGAAGAGGCCGGCACAGGCAAACCACAAAGGGCGGATTCCCGCCAACACCCCTGTACAAATCCCGCCACCGGGCGGAAATCCGCCAGCTTTCTCAGGCAAATCGCCCCGTCGTTGGGCATTTATCCCTAGCAAATACGGCCGTTGCACCCTTCATGGGCGTTTTGGCACCACCCTTGCTATGGATCATGTCAGAGGCCTGCCCAGGCAGCTCGAACACAACGACAAATCCCTCCAGGTGCAGGAGGGTTAGCGATTCAGGTGCCCCATCACCCTGGGAAGGGTGAACCGGCACACTTGAGGAAAATGAGCCATGACGACACGTCAGCCGCTGTACAAATCCCTGTATGTCCAGGTGATCGTTGCCATCACCATCGGTATCCTGCTCGGCCACTACTATCCGGAAACGGGCGTTGCCCTCAAACCCTTGGGTGACGGCTTCGTCAAACTGATCAAGATGGTCATCGCCCCGATCATCTTCTGTACCGTGGTCAGCGGCATCGCCGGCATGCAGAGCATGAAGTCGGTCGGCAAGACCGGCGGCTACGCGTTGCTGTACTTTGAAGTCGTCTCCACCATCGCCCTGATCATCGGCCTCGTCGTCGTCAACGTGGTCAAGCCAGGCGCTGGCATGCACATCGACGTCACCACCCTGAACGCCAGCAGTGTGGCTGCCTACGCCGCTGCCGGCGCGCAGCAGACCACCGTCGGTTTCCTGCTCAACGTCATCCCCAACACGGTGGTCGGCGCCTTCGCCAACGGCGATATCCTGCAGGTGCTGATGTTCTCGGTGCTGTTCGGCTTCGCCCTGCACCGCCTGGGCAGCTACGGCAAGCCGTTGCTGGACATGATCGACCGCTTCGCCCACGTCATGTTCAACATCATCAACATGATCATGAAGCTGGCCCCGATCGGTGCTTTCGGCGCCATGGCCTTCACCATCGGCCAGTACGGCGTGGGTTCGCTGGTGCAACTGGGCTACCTGATGGCCTGCTTCTACATCACCTGCCTGCTGTTCGTGCTGGTGGTGCTGGGCGGTATCTGCCGCGCCCACGGTTTCAGCGTGCTCAAGCTGATCCGCTACATCCGTGAAGAGCTGCTGATCGTGCTGGGTACGTCCTCCTCGGAGTCGGCCCTGCCACGCATGCTGGCCAAGATGGAGCGCCTGGGCGCGAAGAAGTCGGTGGTTGGTCTGGTCATCCCGACCGGTTACTCGTTCAACCTGGACGGCACCTCGATCTACCTGACCATGGCTGCGGTGTTCATCGCTCAGGCCACTGATACCACCATGGACATCACCCACCAGATCACCCTGCTGCTGGTGCTGCTGGTGGCTTCCAAAGGTGCTGCCGGCGTGACCGGTTCGGGCTTCATCGTGCTGGCCGCCACCCTGTCGGCTGTTGGCCACCTGCCGGTAGCCGGCCTGGCACTGATCCTCGGCATCGACCGCTTCATGTCCGAAGCCCGTGCACTGACCAACCTGGTGGGTAATGCCGTTGCCACTGTGGTGGTGGCCAAGTGGGTCAATGAAATGGACAACGACAAGCTGGCCTCGGAACTGGCTTCTGGTGGTGCGCCGCTGGTCGATACCCGTCCGACCGATGACCTGGGCGTCGCCGAAGGCCCAGCCCGCTGATCGCGGGGCAGTAGAACGCAAAAGGCGACCTTCGGGTCGCCTTTTTCATGCGCGTGACAGGCTTGATTAGAGCTCAGGCCAACACTACCTCCAACACCCGGATCACCTCCGGCTGAGGGTAATGCCAGCGCACCTGGACATCCCAGAACTTCACCCCGTACACGCGCTCCGGGGGTGGCAGCTGGTAGGCGGGCCGTGGGTCTTGCGCCAGGCATTGCTCGATCAGTTCCACCAGCGGCTCGCCCAGCCGCAGTGCATGCTCGCGGGCCTGGGGCAGGGCGTTGTCGCCCCATTGCACGGCAATCGCGACGGGCGCTGCGCTGGCCATCTGGTTGCTGGCGTCTGCAATGCTGTCGGCATACGGCACATAGGGCTTGATGTCCAGTACAGGCGTGCCGTCCAGTAGGTCGATCCCGGACAGCAACAGGCGCCCAGGCTCCACACCTTCCAGGCGCACCACCGACTGGCCGATGCCGTTTGGCCGGTGGGTGGCGCGGGTAGCGAACACGCCCATGCTCTTGTTGCCGCCCAGACGCGGAGGCCGCACTTTCAGGCGCGGCTTGTCTTCCAGGGCCTGGTGGAACAGGAACAGCAGCCAGACATGGCTGACCTGCTCCAGGCCTTCGACCGCATCACCCTGGTCGAACGGCGGCAGCAGTTCAAGCACGCCACGCGCCGCAGGCGCCAGCCGGGGCTGGCGCGGGATGGCGAATTTTTCCTTGAAGCAGGAGCGGACAATACCGACGGGGGCAACCGTATGCTGCATGGCCACTCAGCCGCGCACGCGCTGGGTCAGGCCTTTGAGGAAGTTGCGCAGCAACTGGTCGCCGCATGGGCGGTAGTTTTCGTGGCCGGCCTTGCGGAACAACGCGCTGAGTTCAGGCTTGCTGACCGGGAAGTTGACCGACTTGAGGATCACATGCAGGTCGTCTTCCTTGAGTTCGAAGGCCACCCGCAGCTTTTTGAGGATGAGGTTGTTGGTCACGGGCAGTTCGACCGGCTGCGGCGGGCGGCTGTCGTCCTTGCCGCGGCGGTGGATCACCAGGCCATCGAGGAAATGTGCCATTACCCGATCAGGGCAACGTACAAAGCCTTCCTCTTCTTCCTTCTTCAGGTAGGTGGCCAATACCAGTGGCTGCACTTCGAGGCCGGAAAGCCCGATGATCTCGGCCATCTTGGCGTCGTTCACCTTGAGCATGTAGCGCAGGCTGCGCAGGACGTCATTGTGGTTCATTGCTGCAGAATCCTGTTCAGGTGCCACGCGGGTGCGTGGCGTATTGCTTAGAAACGTTCGGTGGTCGCCACGTAGCGCCATTGGCCCAGGGGCAGCTTGCCCATCGACACGCCACCCAGGCGAATGCGGCGCATGCTGACCAGTTCCAGGCGCAGGTAGGCGCACAGTTCGCCGATCTGCCCGGGCTGGGGGTTTTTCACGACCATGCGCAGGTGGGTCTCGTTCTGCCAGCTGGCCTTGGCCTTGGGCAACTCGCGGTCGTTGCGTGTGGCGCCGCGCGCCAGGCGTTCCAGCGCCTGAGGTGTGGTCTCGCCGCGCACTTCGACAATGAACTCCTGCTCCAGTTTACGCAGATCGGCCTCTATCTTGCGGGCCACCCG
This window harbors:
- a CDS encoding DUF1456 family protein, which translates into the protein MNHNDVLRSLRYMLKVNDAKMAEIIGLSGLEVQPLVLATYLKKEEEEGFVRCPDRVMAHFLDGLVIHRRGKDDSRPPQPVELPVTNNLILKKLRVAFELKEDDLHVILKSVNFPVSKPELSALFRKAGHENYRPCGDQLLRNFLKGLTQRVRG
- the tsaA gene encoding tRNA (N6-threonylcarbamoyladenosine(37)-N6)-methyltransferase TrmO, giving the protein MQHTVAPVGIVRSCFKEKFAIPRQPRLAPAARGVLELLPPFDQGDAVEGLEQVSHVWLLFLFHQALEDKPRLKVRPPRLGGNKSMGVFATRATHRPNGIGQSVVRLEGVEPGRLLLSGIDLLDGTPVLDIKPYVPYADSIADASNQMASAAPVAIAVQWGDNALPQAREHALRLGEPLVELIEQCLAQDPRPAYQLPPPERVYGVKFWDVQVRWHYPQPEVIRVLEVVLA
- a CDS encoding dicarboxylate/amino acid:cation symporter, translated to MTTRQPLYKSLYVQVIVAITIGILLGHYYPETGVALKPLGDGFVKLIKMVIAPIIFCTVVSGIAGMQSMKSVGKTGGYALLYFEVVSTIALIIGLVVVNVVKPGAGMHIDVTTLNASSVAAYAAAGAQQTTVGFLLNVIPNTVVGAFANGDILQVLMFSVLFGFALHRLGSYGKPLLDMIDRFAHVMFNIINMIMKLAPIGAFGAMAFTIGQYGVGSLVQLGYLMACFYITCLLFVLVVLGGICRAHGFSVLKLIRYIREELLIVLGTSSSESALPRMLAKMERLGAKKSVVGLVIPTGYSFNLDGTSIYLTMAAVFIAQATDTTMDITHQITLLLVLLVASKGAAGVTGSGFIVLAATLSAVGHLPVAGLALILGIDRFMSEARALTNLVGNAVATVVVAKWVNEMDNDKLASELASGGAPLVDTRPTDDLGVAEGPAR